GGAGGCGACATAGGGCATCCCCGGGGCCGCCGGACCGGAGAGCTGTTTCGGAATATGCCGGCTGTTGGTAAAGAGAACAGAGTTACTGGCTTTATTCCCGATCCTCACGTACAGCTTGCCGGATCCCACGTCCTCCGGAATCCGTACGCTGATACGGTTTTCCGTCCACTCCACATAAGAGGTGGAGTTCGGCCTGGTTCCTGCAAAGATAACCTCTGCACCGTTGCGCTCAGTTCCAAAGTGCTCGCCGCTTATTACAAGTACCTTTCCCGGGGCACCCACCTCGGGGGTGATACTCTCGATACGGGGAGACTGTTCAATCATCTGGGATGAAAATACATACAATCCGATCAGAAGCAGGAGGAAGAGAACAGGCAAACTGCGCTGGTCCTTTAACAGGTTCTTAAGAGGGGTAAATACAGCCACGACACCACCAAGTTTATCGGTTTTTCTGGAGTTGAGTATAGCGGTCTACGGTTATTTCTATTTCGATTATATACGCGGTCTTCTCGGTTTTCTCATTCAGCCCCAGGGGAAAAAAGATTGCACTCTCTCCCAGGGCGATGGGGATACTGGTCATGCCGGAATAGTATTTTACATCCCTGGGCCTGTTCCGGTTATACCAGACCTCCCCCTGGGCCACAAGAAGGACCTTGTCCTCCCCCTGAAGGTAGGGAGTCAGATGCGAAATGGCAAGGACATTCCCGCCCTCAAGACGAATGTCCACGGTCCGGCCGGAGATGGTATAGGCTTTATTCTCCATCTCCCACAGAAGTTCTCCGCTGCCGGAGAGGAGCCTGGCATGGAAATCCAGATACAGTACCTGGCGAAGCAGGTCTTCCCCGCTCCCTCCCTCCTGGGCAGTGCCGAGCATCGGGAACAGCAACATCAGAGCAAGAACAAGAAATCCCGTGGGCCTCAAGTTATTCTCCCTGGCGATAATCCGCTGCCCGCAGCAGCTGCGGTTCCCCCAGAACAAGGAAGACCGGCTCCTCGGGGAGTTGTATCGTTATATTAAGGCTCTTTTCGTGTCTGGACAGATACTCCAGGAGTTCTTCCGTGCTGGTGAACTGGTGGTCCTCCGGGATTGCGGCAACCGCTCCTCCCTGGTCCATATAGCCCCCGGTCCACAGCATCATTGTACCAGCGCCCATAACCAGGCATAAGACCGCAATCAGGGCCATGGTCGGTACAGGTATCTTTACGACCCTGAAGGGAAAGGGGTGATAGGTCCTTTGTTCGCAGGAAGACCGAACCCCCCGCCAGACGCGGTGCCGGGCTGTCTCAAGGGCATCTTCGACAACAGAATCCCCGGTATGCATGATACGGGTTAATCCCCGCAACTGACTGACTTCCCGGGAACAGGCCGGGCAGTTTTCCATATGGGAGCCCAGGGTCTCATTCCAGCCCTGTTCCAGTTCGCCGTCGATATAGGCGGATATTGTTTCTTTATCAGGACACATCAATTCCCTCCTGATCCAGATATTGCTGAAGCTGGTTTCTGGCCCGGAAGATCCGGACTTTTACGTTTCCCTCGGTTATACGAAGAATTTTTCCGATTTCCTTGTAGCTCAAGCCGCCATACTCCTTGAGAATAATGGGAGATCGCAGACGGGGAGGAAGTTTTTCCAGGGCCTCCCTGACCATACGGGACGTCTCCCTTCGCAAGTACTCCTCTTCGCCGCCGGGCATCCGCGGTTGAGGTTCGTTGAATACTTTGACATTGGCCTTCTGTTCGCGTCCCTTGCGCTTCTGGTAATTGAAACTGAGATTCTTGACAACTCGAATAAGCCAATATTTCGCATCATCTATCGTTTTCAGGGGAGTCGCCCGGTTGAAATATCGAATGAAGGCTTCCTGACACAGGTCTTCTGTAGCGATCTTATCACCGGTTATATGATACGCCACCCGAAAAAGAACGGGAAAGACTTCCTTGTACACCCGCTCGAAGGATTCGGCGTGTTGCGCTTCGTGACTCATCTCTTAAACAACTCTCCACCCTGAAGGTTACACCTCGGCAGGTTTCACCACCGTCCCTTCGGAGGTGTCTTTGAGTACAAGTCCCTTACTGCTGAAATAGTCACGGATTTCATCCGCCCTGGCAAAATTCTTCTCCTTTCTTGCGGTGTTGCGCTCTTCAAGAAGGGACTTCTCTTCAGCGGAAAGCACATACTCACCGGGAGCCTTGACCTCACACAGCCGGAGTCCCAGAACCTGGTCAAAATCGTATAGAAGGGTCAGCGCTTCTTCCCCGGCGAGCTCCTTATCCTTCATAAGCGTCCATACCGTAGCCAGGGCACGGGGAGTGTTCAGATCAGCTTCAAGATCACTTCGAAAGGCTTCACGATACGCCATGCCCCGTTCCGACAGGGCGCTGACATCTCCGGCCGCAGCACCGGATCCCAGAAGCTCCCGGATTCTTTCCACAAGGGAGATACGGGCGGAGCGGGCGCTTTTAAGGTTATCGAAGGAGAAGCGCAGCTGTGTGCGGTAATGGGCCCCGAGAAGGAAGTAGCGATAATCCAGAGGATCGTAGCCCTCGTCAATAAGGGACTGAAGGGTAAGAAATCCTCCCTTGGATTTTGACATTTTTCCCGAATCCATGAGCAGAAACTCGTTATGCAGCCAGTAGCGGACCCACTGCTTTCCCGTTGCGGCTTCTGACTGGGCAATCTCGTTGGTGTGGTGGACCGGTATATGGTCTATGCCGCCGCAGTGAATATCGAACTGTTCTCCCAGGTACTTCATGCTCATCGCGGAACACTCGATGTGCCATCCCGGATACCCCCGTCCCCAGGGAGAATCCCAGAGCATGATATGGTTCTCGTACTTCGACTGGGTAAACCAGAGCACAAAATCCCGGGGGTGACGCTTGTTTTCGTCAACATCCACCCGGGCCCCGGCCTGCTGTTCCTGCCGGTCAAGCAGAGCCATTCTGCCGTAATCGGTGAATTTCGAGGTGTCAAAATAGACGTTTCCCCCGGCAGTATAGGTAAAGCCCTTTTCCTCAAGCCGTCTGATAAGGGCGATCATATCGTCGACGTGTTCGGTTGCCGCGCATGCAACGGAGGGGCGTCGGATATTGAGACGGTCGGTATCCTGGAAAAAGGCGTCGGTGTAGAATTGTGCAATATCCCACACGCTTCTGCCGCTTTCCCGGGAGCGCTTGACCATTTTATCCTCACCTTCGTCGCCGTCATCGGTCAAATGACCGACATCGGTAATGTTCATCACGTGCTCAACGCTGTATCCAAGATATTCAAGGGTCCTCCGGAGAACATCCTCGAATACATAGGCCCG
Above is a genomic segment from Marispirochaeta aestuarii containing:
- the cysS gene encoding cysteine--tRNA ligase: MALQFFNSYTRTLEEFIPLKDKTVSFYACGPTVYNYAHIGNLRAYVFEDVLRRTLEYLGYSVEHVMNITDVGHLTDDGDEGEDKMVKRSRESGRSVWDIAQFYTDAFFQDTDRLNIRRPSVACAATEHVDDMIALIRRLEEKGFTYTAGGNVYFDTSKFTDYGRMALLDRQEQQAGARVDVDENKRHPRDFVLWFTQSKYENHIMLWDSPWGRGYPGWHIECSAMSMKYLGEQFDIHCGGIDHIPVHHTNEIAQSEAATGKQWVRYWLHNEFLLMDSGKMSKSKGGFLTLQSLIDEGYDPLDYRYFLLGAHYRTQLRFSFDNLKSARSARISLVERIRELLGSGAAAGDVSALSERGMAYREAFRSDLEADLNTPRALATVWTLMKDKELAGEEALTLLYDFDQVLGLRLCEVKAPGEYVLSAEEKSLLEERNTARKEKNFARADEIRDYFSSKGLVLKDTSEGTVVKPAEV
- a CDS encoding RNA polymerase sigma factor, with protein sequence MSHEAQHAESFERVYKEVFPVLFRVAYHITGDKIATEDLCQEAFIRYFNRATPLKTIDDAKYWLIRVVKNLSFNYQKRKGREQKANVKVFNEPQPRMPGGEEEYLRRETSRMVREALEKLPPRLRSPIILKEYGGLSYKEIGKILRITEGNVKVRIFRARNQLQQYLDQEGIDVS
- a CDS encoding anti-sigma factor family protein, with translation MCPDKETISAYIDGELEQGWNETLGSHMENCPACSREVSQLRGLTRIMHTGDSVVEDALETARHRVWRGVRSSCEQRTYHPFPFRVVKIPVPTMALIAVLCLVMGAGTMMLWTGGYMDQGGAVAAIPEDHQFTSTEELLEYLSRHEKSLNITIQLPEEPVFLVLGEPQLLRAADYRQGE